Proteins from one bacterium genomic window:
- a CDS encoding DUF561 domain-containing protein, with translation MTRLNRMNQALANRTFVKVIAGIENFDTHHVMGVVAAAEAAGAHAVDIAADAALIRTVKESTSLAVFVSATEPAKLIAAAEAGADVLELGNFDAMYARGEEPTAEQILGWTREVKAAVGDNLPLCVTVSGRLPLNVQLDLATQLQAAGADLIQAEGVMGNVEIVDTHSALTAITSALANAAEIAKAVEMPVFVAGGITPANAAFAVGAGACGVGVGRAVSKLATVAEMEAVAKGVVTSLANVRAAAPSLALA, from the coding sequence ATGACCCGCCTCAACCGCATGAACCAGGCCCTTGCCAACCGCACCTTCGTCAAGGTGATCGCCGGGATTGAGAACTTCGACACCCACCACGTGATGGGCGTGGTCGCCGCCGCTGAGGCCGCTGGCGCCCATGCGGTGGACATCGCCGCCGACGCCGCGCTGATCCGCACCGTCAAGGAGTCGACCTCGCTCGCCGTGTTCGTCTCGGCCACCGAGCCCGCCAAGCTGATCGCCGCCGCCGAGGCCGGCGCCGACGTGCTCGAGCTCGGCAACTTCGACGCCATGTACGCCCGCGGCGAAGAGCCCACCGCCGAGCAGATCCTCGGCTGGACCCGTGAGGTCAAGGCCGCCGTCGGCGACAACCTGCCCCTCTGCGTGACCGTTTCGGGTCGTCTGCCCCTGAACGTCCAGCTCGACCTGGCCACCCAGCTCCAGGCTGCCGGCGCTGACCTGATCCAGGCCGAGGGCGTCATGGGCAACGTCGAGATCGTCGACACCCACAGCGCGCTGACCGCGATCACCTCGGCCCTCGCGAACGCTGCCGAGATCGCCAAGGCCGTCGAGATGCCCGTGTTCGTCGCGGGCGGCATCACCCCCGCCAACGCGGCCTTCGCCGTCGGCGCCGGTGCTTGCGGCGTGGGCGTCGGCCGTGCGGTCAGCAAGCTCGCGACCGTCGCCGAGATGGAGGCCGTCGCCAAGGGCGTGGTCACCTCGCTCGCCAACGTCCGCGCTGCGGCCCCGAGCCTCGCGCTCGCCTAA
- the lysS gene encoding lysine--tRNA ligase, translated as MEPTATVPSTADLSEHEQVRRQKLAEIRALGIDPYPAKFDRTHEAGDLQTKYAALENGEETQDVVRVAGRIVGRREAGKLNFIDIQDGTGKLQLFVSLGTIGEESFGQLSLLDLGDFVGVEGTVRRTKRGELSVAATSWQILSKSLRPLPDKWHGLSDVEARYRQRYLDLISNDEARETFRKRNAIIKAVRAFLDERGFMEVETPMLHAIPGGAAARPFNTHHNALDMELHLRISPELYLKRLIVGGFEKVYEMNRSFRNEGISTRHNPEFSMIEVYEAYADYDDVMRMTEELISSVAQQVCGTTLIPYGEHMIELKAPWPRLTMEQAISQRLGQDVSALDVPALAKLAEELGAKMPTELTRGRLINEIFEVKVSDELIQPTFIIDMPVEISPLAKKHRNNPMLTERFEGFVAGRELCNAFSELNDPIDQRERFEDQLKEREAGNDEAHLIDEDFLTALEHGMPPTGGLGIGIDRLVMLLTNSPSIRDVLLFPLLKHRD; from the coding sequence TTGGAACCGACCGCGACCGTCCCGTCGACCGCCGACCTCTCCGAGCACGAGCAGGTCCGCCGCCAGAAACTCGCCGAGATTCGCGCGCTCGGGATCGATCCCTACCCCGCCAAGTTCGACCGGACCCATGAGGCCGGTGACCTCCAGACCAAGTACGCGGCCCTCGAAAACGGCGAGGAGACCCAGGACGTGGTCCGCGTGGCTGGGCGCATCGTCGGTCGCCGTGAGGCGGGCAAGCTCAACTTCATCGACATCCAGGACGGCACGGGCAAGCTGCAGCTCTTCGTCTCGCTCGGCACCATCGGCGAGGAGTCGTTCGGCCAGCTGAGCCTGCTCGACCTGGGCGACTTCGTGGGGGTGGAGGGCACCGTCCGCCGCACCAAGCGCGGCGAGCTATCGGTGGCCGCGACCTCGTGGCAGATCCTCAGCAAGAGCCTGCGTCCGCTGCCGGACAAGTGGCACGGCCTCTCCGACGTGGAGGCCCGCTACCGCCAGCGCTACCTGGACCTCATCAGCAACGACGAGGCGCGCGAGACCTTCCGCAAGCGCAACGCGATCATCAAGGCGGTGCGCGCGTTCCTGGACGAGCGGGGCTTCATGGAGGTCGAGACCCCCATGCTCCACGCGATTCCGGGTGGTGCTGCGGCGCGTCCCTTCAACACCCACCACAACGCCCTGGACATGGAGCTGCACCTGCGCATCTCGCCGGAGCTCTACCTCAAGCGCCTCATCGTGGGCGGCTTCGAGAAGGTCTACGAGATGAACCGCAGCTTCCGCAACGAGGGCATCTCGACCCGCCACAACCCCGAGTTCTCGATGATCGAGGTGTACGAGGCCTACGCCGACTACGACGATGTCATGCGCATGACCGAAGAGCTGATCAGCTCGGTGGCCCAGCAGGTCTGCGGCACGACCCTGATCCCCTACGGCGAGCACATGATCGAGCTGAAGGCGCCCTGGCCGCGCCTGACCATGGAGCAGGCCATCAGCCAGCGCCTGGGTCAGGACGTCTCGGCGCTGGACGTGCCCGCCCTCGCCAAGCTGGCCGAGGAGCTGGGTGCCAAGATGCCCACCGAGCTCACCCGTGGTCGTTTGATCAACGAGATCTTCGAGGTGAAGGTCTCGGATGAGTTGATCCAGCCGACCTTCATCATCGACATGCCGGTCGAGATCTCGCCTCTGGCCAAGAAGCACCGGAACAACCCCATGCTCACCGAGCGCTTCGAGGGCTTCGTGGCCGGCCGCGAGCTGTGCAACGCCTTCTCGGAGCTCAACGATCCCATCGATCAGCGTGAGCGCTTCGAGGACCAGCTCAAGGAGCGCGAGGCGGGCAACGACGAGGCGCACCTCATCGACGAGGACTTCCTCACCGCCCTGGAGCACGGCATGCCTCCGACGGGCGGCCTGGGCATCGGCATCGATCGCCTGGTGATGCTCTTGACCAATTCCCCCTCGATCCGCGACGTTCTGCTCTTCCCCCTGCTGAAGCACCGGGACTAA